In one Corallococcus sp. EGB genomic region, the following are encoded:
- a CDS encoding cysteine dioxygenase family protein translates to MADACLREFVRMLRARRTAPGGLAGVDTELAGLRLAPSSLKPYLHFLPGRYTRNLVHRDEGMEIIVNCWSPGVASPIHDHDGQECWFSVQRGEFLLENYPLLEGGTAPGLARLGTPVRVGPVSAGHVDFRDPSASIHRVSVAGSAPGITLHVYAGPVARCLVFDPRRHRCASHALRYHSIFGRPVRPTAGPAPVPLHV, encoded by the coding sequence ATGGCTGACGCGTGCCTGAGAGAGTTCGTGCGGATGCTCCGCGCGCGCCGTACCGCTCCCGGCGGGCTCGCCGGGGTGGACACGGAGCTGGCGGGGCTGCGGCTGGCGCCCTCCAGCCTCAAGCCCTACCTGCACTTCCTGCCCGGCCGCTATACGCGCAACCTCGTCCACCGGGACGAGGGCATGGAAATCATCGTCAACTGCTGGTCCCCGGGCGTGGCGTCACCCATCCACGACCATGATGGCCAGGAGTGCTGGTTCAGCGTCCAGCGCGGCGAGTTCCTCCTGGAGAACTACCCGCTCCTGGAGGGCGGAACGGCGCCGGGGCTGGCGCGGCTGGGCACGCCGGTGCGCGTGGGGCCGGTGAGCGCCGGGCACGTGGACTTCCGGGACCCGAGCGCCTCCATCCACCGCGTGAGCGTGGCCGGCAGCGCCCCGGGCATCACGCTGCACGTCTACGCGGGCCCGGTGGCCCGCTGCCTCGTGTTCGATCCGCGGCGCCACCGGTGCGCGTCCCACGCGCTGCGCTACCACAGCATCTTCGGGCGGCCGGTGCGGCCCACCGCGGGCCCCGCCCCGGTCCCCCTGCACGTCTGA